A genomic region of Christiangramia sp. OXR-203 contains the following coding sequences:
- the rnhA gene encoding ribonuclease HI, protein MTTPKVHIYTDGAARGNPGPGGFGIVMEWVGKPYQKEFAQGFKLTTNNRMELMAVIVALSKLKTPGTPTKVFTDSRYVSDAVNKGWIFGWEKKNFVNRKNADLWKAFLKVFRRHKVEFQWIKGHNDHPQNERCDTLAVMASKGKDLPADDGYKA, encoded by the coding sequence GTGACTACACCAAAGGTGCATATTTATACAGACGGTGCTGCTCGCGGCAATCCCGGTCCCGGTGGTTTTGGTATCGTAATGGAATGGGTTGGCAAACCTTACCAGAAGGAATTCGCCCAGGGTTTTAAGCTAACCACAAATAATAGAATGGAGCTTATGGCGGTGATCGTAGCACTAAGTAAATTAAAAACGCCTGGAACACCCACCAAGGTTTTCACTGATTCCCGATATGTTTCAGACGCAGTGAACAAAGGCTGGATCTTTGGCTGGGAGAAGAAAAATTTTGTGAATCGTAAAAATGCTGATCTCTGGAAAGCTTTTCTGAAGGTCTTCCGAAGACATAAAGTAGAGTTCCAATGGATCAAAGGTCATAATGATCACCCACAGAATGAGCGTTGCGATACCCTGGCAGTAATGGCCTCTAAAGGAAAGGACCTTCCCGCAGATGATGGTTACAAAGCTTAA
- a CDS encoding PfkB family carbohydrate kinase: MSKLLIVGTVAFDAIETPFGKTDKILGGAGTYIGLSAANFDIDSAVVSVVGDDFPQEYLDLMKNNNIDIEGIEVVKGGKTFFWSGRYHNDLNSRDTLDTQLNVLADFNPVVPNNYKDAEYVMLGNLHPLVQLSVLEQVENPKLVVLDTMNFWMDNTPQDLDKVIAKVDVITINDEEARQLSGEYSLVKAARKIAEMGPKYIVIKKGEHGALLFHEDQIFHAPALPLEEVFDPTGAGDTFAGGFIGYLARTNDISFENMKNAVIYGSNLASFCVEKFGTERMQKLSREEVNDRLHDFKKLTHFETKLD, encoded by the coding sequence ATGAGTAAATTACTTATTGTTGGAACTGTAGCTTTTGATGCTATTGAAACTCCATTTGGAAAAACAGATAAAATATTAGGTGGAGCAGGCACTTATATAGGCCTTTCCGCAGCGAATTTTGATATAGACAGCGCCGTGGTTTCTGTGGTGGGAGATGATTTTCCCCAGGAATACCTCGACCTAATGAAGAATAATAATATCGATATTGAAGGAATCGAGGTTGTAAAGGGAGGTAAGACGTTTTTCTGGAGCGGTCGCTATCATAATGATCTGAACAGCAGAGATACTCTGGATACGCAATTGAATGTACTGGCAGATTTCAACCCGGTAGTTCCTAATAATTATAAGGACGCAGAATATGTAATGTTAGGAAACCTTCATCCGTTGGTGCAATTGAGCGTGTTGGAACAGGTTGAGAATCCTAAGCTTGTTGTTCTTGATACTATGAACTTCTGGATGGACAATACTCCTCAAGACCTTGACAAAGTAATTGCTAAAGTAGATGTAATTACTATTAATGACGAAGAAGCAAGACAACTTTCAGGGGAATACTCTCTGGTAAAGGCTGCCAGAAAGATCGCTGAAATGGGTCCTAAATATATAGTAATTAAAAAAGGAGAACATGGTGCACTGCTTTTCCATGAAGATCAGATCTTCCATGCTCCTGCCCTTCCTCTTGAAGAAGTTTTCGATCCAACCGGTGCTGGCGATACTTTTGCCGGTGGTTTTATTGGATACCTTGCCAGAACAAATGATATCTCTTTCGAGAACATGAAAAACGCCGTGATCTATGGATCCAACCTCGCATCCTTTTGCGTTGAAAAGTTTGGAACAGAACGGATGCAGAAATTATCTCGCGAGGAAGTAAACGATCGGCTTCACGATTTCAAGAAGCTAACGCACTTCGAAACAAAATTAGACTAG
- a CDS encoding superoxide dismutase has product MSFELPKLKYAFDALEPHIDAKTMEIHHDKHHAGYTKKLNNAIEGTDMEGKNIENILQNLDMSNKAVRNNGGGFYNHSLFWEVMSPDGGGKPEGELASAIDSAFGSFDAFKEKFSNAAAGQFGSGWAWLCVHSGGTVEVCSTANQDNPIMPEIGCGGTPILGLDVWEHAYYLNYQNKRPEYIDAFFNVIDWKEVSSRYAKAK; this is encoded by the coding sequence ATGTCATTTGAATTACCAAAACTTAAATATGCTTTTGATGCATTGGAGCCACATATAGATGCAAAAACGATGGAGATTCACCACGATAAGCATCATGCAGGTTATACCAAGAAGCTGAACAATGCAATCGAAGGTACAGATATGGAAGGAAAGAATATAGAAAATATACTTCAAAACCTTGACATGTCTAATAAAGCTGTAAGAAACAATGGTGGTGGTTTTTATAACCATAGCTTATTCTGGGAAGTAATGTCTCCTGATGGTGGAGGAAAACCTGAAGGCGAGCTAGCTTCAGCTATCGATAGCGCTTTTGGTTCTTTCGATGCTTTTAAAGAGAAATTCTCTAATGCAGCTGCTGGACAATTTGGATCTGGATGGGCATGGCTATGTGTACATAGTGGTGGAACAGTAGAAGTTTGTTCTACTGCAAACCAGGATAATCCAATCATGCCGGAAATTGGTTGTGGAGGAACTCCAATTCTTGGATTAGACGTTTGGGAACATGCTTATTATCTGAATTACCAGAATAAGCGTCCTGAATATATCGATGCATTCTTTAATGTGATCGATTGGAAAGAAGTTTCCAGCAGATACGCTAAAGCAAAATAA
- the fabF gene encoding beta-ketoacyl-ACP synthase II codes for MELKRVVVTGLGALTPIGNNLEEYWEGLKSGKSGSAPITYFDTEKFKTKFACELKNFNPLDHFDRKEARKLDRFAQYAMVSADEAIEDSGIDLETVDKYRVGVIWGAGIGGLETFQNEVINFAEGDGTPRFNPFFIPKMIADIAPGNISIKHGFMGANYTTVSACASSANAMIDALNNIRLGYSDVIVSGGSEAAVTLAGMGGFNAMHALSTRNESPETASRPFDSTRDGFVLGEGAGALILEEYEHAKARGAKIYAELLGGGLSSDAYHMTAPHPEGDGVVAVMKNCLKNAGLKPEDVDVINTHGTSTPLGDVAELKAISKVFGDHAKNMNINSTKSMTGHLLGAAGAIEAIASILSMKHSLIPPTINHENIDENIDPELNLTLNKAQEREVKIAMSNTFGFGGHNACVVFKKLDE; via the coding sequence ATGGAGTTGAAGCGAGTAGTAGTTACAGGCCTTGGAGCCTTAACCCCAATTGGTAACAATTTAGAGGAATATTGGGAAGGACTTAAAAGTGGAAAAAGTGGTAGCGCGCCTATCACTTATTTTGATACTGAAAAGTTCAAGACTAAATTCGCATGTGAACTCAAAAATTTTAATCCTTTAGATCATTTTGATCGTAAGGAGGCCAGAAAACTTGATAGGTTCGCTCAGTATGCAATGGTATCTGCAGACGAAGCTATCGAGGATTCTGGTATAGACCTTGAAACGGTAGACAAATATCGCGTTGGCGTTATTTGGGGTGCCGGGATAGGTGGACTGGAAACTTTCCAGAATGAAGTCATCAACTTCGCTGAAGGTGATGGTACTCCAAGATTCAATCCTTTCTTTATTCCGAAGATGATAGCAGATATTGCCCCAGGTAATATTTCTATCAAACACGGGTTCATGGGGGCCAATTATACCACAGTATCTGCATGTGCATCATCTGCAAACGCAATGATAGACGCGCTCAACAATATTAGGTTGGGGTACAGTGATGTAATTGTTTCAGGAGGATCTGAAGCGGCTGTGACACTGGCGGGAATGGGTGGATTTAACGCAATGCATGCCCTTTCTACCAGAAACGAAAGCCCCGAGACAGCTTCAAGACCATTCGATTCCACAAGGGATGGATTTGTTCTTGGCGAAGGAGCTGGAGCTCTTATTCTTGAAGAATATGAGCACGCTAAAGCAAGAGGAGCTAAGATCTATGCTGAATTGCTTGGCGGTGGTCTATCTTCAGACGCTTACCACATGACTGCTCCGCATCCTGAAGGAGATGGAGTTGTTGCTGTAATGAAAAACTGCCTTAAGAATGCAGGTTTGAAACCAGAAGATGTAGATGTGATTAATACACATGGTACTTCTACGCCGCTTGGGGATGTAGCTGAATTAAAAGCTATTTCCAAGGTGTTTGGAGATCATGCTAAGAACATGAATATCAATTCAACAAAATCAATGACCGGTCACCTTCTTGGTGCAGCTGGAGCCATTGAAGCAATTGCGTCGATACTTTCAATGAAACATAGTTTGATCCCGCCTACCATAAACCATGAGAATATTGATGAAAATATTGATCCTGAACTTAATCTAACCCTGAACAAAGCTCAGGAAAGAGAAGTCAAGATCGCTATGAGTAATACGTTTGGTTTTGGAGGTCATAATGCCTGTGTAGTATTTAAAAAATTAGACGAATAG
- a CDS encoding amidophosphoribosyltransferase: MSDAIKHECGIAQIRLLKPLEYYKKKYGTAFYGVNKMYLLMEKQHNRGQDGAGFASIKLNTAPGERYISRVRSNAAQPIQDIFEQINQRINDEILANPEYAEDTELQKKYIPYLGEVFLGHVRYGTFGKNSIESVHPFLRQNNWMHRNLIVAGNFNMTNVNQLFDNLVELGQHPKERADTVTVMEKIGHFLDSEVRKLYKKLKKEGFSKKQASPHIAEQLDVAKILRKSSKNWDGGYAMAGMIGHGDSFVLRDPAGIRPAYYYKDDEVVVVASERPVIQTVFNVDFDDVHELPPGNAIITKKSGEVNITEILKPLERKACSFERIYFSRGSDAEIYEERKMLGRLLMPDVLKSIDHDTLKTVFSFIPNTAETSFYGMVEAAQDELNKQKNEAILEEKETLTDARLQEILSHRLRTEKIAIKDVKLRTFITEDSSRDDLVAHVYDVTYGVVKPEDNLVIIDDSIVRGTTLKKSIIKMMDRLKPKKIVVVSSAPQIRYPDCYGIDMARLEDLVAFRAALELLKESNQYEIVEKVYKKCKQQVDLDDTEVQNFVKEMYEPFTNEQISDKISELLCDTDVNADVKIIYQTVENLHKACPKNLGDWYFTGDYPTAGGNRVVNRAFINFYEGNTDRAY; this comes from the coding sequence ATGAGTGACGCTATAAAACACGAATGTGGAATTGCACAGATAAGGCTTCTTAAACCATTAGAATACTATAAAAAGAAGTATGGCACTGCTTTTTATGGTGTGAATAAGATGTACCTTCTTATGGAGAAACAGCACAACCGAGGTCAGGATGGTGCAGGTTTCGCCAGTATCAAATTAAATACTGCACCTGGTGAGCGTTACATAAGTCGCGTAAGATCTAATGCCGCACAGCCAATTCAGGATATTTTTGAACAGATCAATCAAAGGATCAATGATGAGATCCTGGCAAATCCAGAGTACGCAGAAGATACTGAACTTCAGAAGAAATACATCCCTTATCTGGGTGAGGTTTTTCTAGGTCATGTTCGCTACGGAACCTTCGGAAAGAACAGCATAGAAAGCGTACACCCATTCCTGAGACAGAACAACTGGATGCACCGTAATCTTATAGTTGCCGGTAATTTCAACATGACCAATGTGAACCAATTGTTCGATAATCTTGTAGAACTTGGTCAGCATCCAAAAGAACGGGCTGATACGGTCACCGTAATGGAGAAGATCGGTCACTTTCTGGATTCAGAAGTAAGAAAATTATATAAGAAACTTAAGAAAGAAGGCTTTTCCAAGAAGCAGGCATCTCCACATATCGCAGAGCAGCTTGATGTTGCGAAGATTTTGAGAAAATCCTCAAAGAACTGGGATGGAGGTTATGCCATGGCTGGAATGATAGGTCACGGTGATTCCTTCGTACTTCGCGATCCTGCAGGAATTCGGCCCGCATATTATTATAAAGATGATGAAGTGGTCGTGGTAGCTTCAGAAAGACCAGTAATTCAAACAGTATTCAATGTAGATTTTGATGATGTTCACGAATTACCTCCAGGGAACGCGATCATCACTAAAAAAAGCGGAGAGGTAAATATTACCGAAATTCTGAAACCTCTGGAGCGCAAAGCCTGTTCTTTTGAAAGAATCTATTTTTCCCGTGGTAGTGATGCTGAAATTTATGAAGAGCGTAAAATGCTGGGCAGACTACTCATGCCAGATGTATTGAAAAGTATTGACCATGACACCTTAAAAACTGTCTTCTCATTTATTCCTAATACTGCGGAAACTTCTTTCTACGGAATGGTGGAAGCCGCTCAGGATGAATTGAATAAACAGAAGAACGAAGCTATTCTGGAGGAAAAGGAAACTTTAACCGATGCCAGACTACAGGAAATTCTATCGCACAGACTTAGAACTGAAAAGATCGCGATCAAAGACGTAAAGCTACGAACCTTTATTACTGAAGATAGCAGCAGAGATGACCTGGTTGCTCATGTATATGATGTGACATACGGCGTGGTAAAACCCGAGGACAACCTCGTGATCATTGATGACAGTATTGTTCGGGGAACTACTCTGAAGAAAAGTATTATCAAGATGATGGACCGGCTAAAACCAAAAAAGATCGTGGTAGTTTCTTCGGCTCCGCAAATAAGGTACCCGGATTGTTATGGAATTGATATGGCCAGGCTGGAAGATCTTGTTGCTTTTAGAGCTGCTTTGGAGTTACTTAAGGAATCTAACCAATATGAGATCGTAGAAAAGGTCTATAAGAAATGTAAGCAACAGGTAGATTTAGATGATACGGAAGTGCAGAACTTCGTCAAGGAAATGTACGAACCATTTACCAATGAGCAGATCTCTGATAAGATCTCAGAATTGTTGTGTGATACGGATGTAAATGCTGACGTAAAGATCATTTACCAGACGGTAGAAAACTTACATAAAGCATGTCCAAAGAACCTGGGTGACTGGTACTTTACCGGTGACTATCCCACTGCCGGCGGGAACCGGGTAGTAAACCGGGCATTTATAAATTTCTATGAAGGAAATACAGACAGAGCATACTAA
- the dinB gene encoding DNA polymerase IV, with translation MDAFYASVEQLDNPDLRGKPVAVGGSSQRGVVSAASYEARKFGVRSAMSSVMAKRNCPDLIFVKSNFERYREISAQIREIFYEYTDLVEPLSLDEAYLDVTENKKGMMSATLIAKKIRDQIKEKTGLNASAGISVNKFIAKVASDINKPNGQKTVPPEEVLEFLEELDIRKFYGVGKVTAEKMYRLGIFSGKDLKSKTEEYLSEHFGKSGRHFYNVVRGIHHSEVKPHRTRKSLGAERTFNENISSEIFMLEKLQNIAEEIERRLKKSDVAGKTITLKIKYSDFTQQTRSKTISYYISSKDLILEIAKELLYQEKMKNSVRLLGISLSNLNTEKADTKEEEKEILVQLKFKF, from the coding sequence ATGGATGCCTTCTATGCTTCAGTAGAGCAACTGGATAACCCGGATCTTCGGGGTAAGCCGGTCGCAGTAGGTGGCAGCTCACAACGCGGAGTCGTAAGTGCAGCCAGTTACGAGGCAAGAAAGTTTGGCGTGCGTAGTGCCATGAGCAGCGTGATGGCTAAAAGAAACTGTCCCGATCTTATCTTCGTAAAATCAAATTTTGAAAGATACCGTGAAATTTCAGCGCAGATCAGGGAGATCTTTTATGAGTATACAGACCTTGTCGAGCCATTATCTCTGGATGAAGCATATCTTGATGTTACCGAGAATAAAAAAGGCATGATGAGTGCAACTCTTATTGCTAAAAAGATAAGAGACCAGATCAAGGAAAAAACTGGTTTAAACGCTTCCGCAGGAATTTCCGTCAATAAATTCATCGCCAAGGTCGCCAGTGACATCAACAAACCAAACGGACAGAAAACCGTACCGCCAGAAGAAGTTTTAGAGTTCCTGGAAGAGCTTGATATCAGAAAATTCTACGGTGTTGGAAAAGTAACTGCGGAAAAAATGTATCGCCTGGGGATTTTTAGCGGAAAAGACCTTAAGTCTAAAACGGAAGAATACCTAAGTGAACATTTTGGAAAGAGTGGCAGACACTTTTACAACGTAGTTCGCGGGATTCATCATAGTGAAGTTAAACCACATAGAACCCGTAAATCGCTTGGTGCTGAAAGAACCTTTAATGAAAATATTTCTTCTGAAATTTTTATGCTTGAAAAACTTCAGAACATTGCTGAAGAAATAGAACGAAGATTGAAAAAATCTGATGTCGCCGGGAAAACGATCACTTTGAAGATCAAGTACAGTGATTTTACCCAGCAAACTAGAAGCAAAACGATTAGCTACTATATTTCCAGTAAAGATTTGATCCTGGAGATAGCCAAAGAATTATTATATCAGGAGAAAATGAAAAATTCGGTTAGACTATTGGGAATTTCGCTGTCCAACTTAAATACTGAGAAGGCGGATACGAAAGAAGAAGAAAAGGAGATACTCGTCCAATTGAAATTTAAATTCTAA
- the rnc gene encoding ribonuclease III, translating into MSVIRNILNSRSYKGGNFFNILTQILGFKPKTLSPYKKAFTHRSLNRRDEDGNAINFERLEFLGDAMLSAVVASHLFRAVPGGNEGYLTKMRSKVVSRKHLNELGKDLGLIEHVQTNIPVTQFGVNIHGNLFEALVGAIYLDRGYKYCERFIYERVIDPYVDIEQLEGKVISYKSLVIEWCQKEKKEFDFEVYEDTGNDELKHFAVKLRIENRVVAKARATSKKKAEEKASKRAYYALQAKMK; encoded by the coding sequence ATGAGCGTCATTCGTAACATATTAAATTCCCGCTCTTATAAAGGCGGGAATTTTTTTAATATCCTAACTCAAATCCTGGGTTTCAAACCCAAAACACTTTCACCTTATAAAAAAGCATTTACCCATCGTTCTCTTAATCGAAGGGATGAAGATGGAAATGCCATCAACTTTGAACGTCTGGAATTTCTTGGTGATGCCATGCTTAGTGCGGTAGTCGCTTCTCATCTTTTTAGAGCGGTTCCCGGAGGGAATGAAGGCTATCTTACTAAAATGCGTTCCAAGGTGGTGAGTCGTAAACACCTGAATGAACTAGGGAAAGACCTGGGTCTTATCGAACATGTTCAAACCAATATCCCTGTCACTCAATTTGGAGTGAATATTCATGGAAACCTATTTGAAGCTCTCGTTGGTGCTATCTATCTTGATAGAGGTTATAAATATTGTGAACGCTTCATTTACGAGCGGGTGATAGATCCCTATGTGGACATAGAACAACTCGAAGGCAAAGTGATTAGCTATAAGAGCCTGGTAATAGAATGGTGCCAGAAGGAGAAGAAGGAATTTGATTTCGAAGTCTACGAGGATACTGGGAATGATGAACTAAAACATTTCGCTGTAAAACTCCGTATTGAAAACCGGGTGGTAGCAAAGGCCAGGGCAACTTCGAAAAAGAAAGCTGAAGAGAAAGCATCGAAAAGAGCTTACTACGCACTTCAGGCTAAAATGAAATAA
- the pyk gene encoding pyruvate kinase — MPTNKKTKIVATLGPATSSKDTLKRMLQEGVNVFRINFSHADYEDVKERVQMIRELNEEEGFNAAILADLQGPKLRVGVMKEEVVVSEGDIITFVTGEPFKGTSERVYMNYETFPQDVKAGERILLDDGKLIFEVVKTNKKDEVTTKVVQGGPLKSKKGVNLPNTNISLPALTEKDIKDAKFACELAVDWMALSFVRHAEDLMELQKLINEHSEFKIPIVAKIEKPEGVENIDKIVAYCDGLMVARGDLGVEIPAQEVPLIQKKLVLTAKKARIPVIIATQMMETMITSLTPTRAEVNDVANSVMDGADAVMLSGETSVGQYPVQVIQKMAQILESVENSPLIKVPHEPPHVRTKRYITKAVCYHAAHMANEIKAKAICTLTNSGYTAFQISAWRPEAHILVFTSNRRILNQLSLLWGVKAFFYDKFVSTDETIDDINDMAKQYKFVEVGDFTINLAAMPITAKGMVNTLRVSEIE; from the coding sequence ATGCCGACCAACAAGAAAACAAAAATAGTTGCCACACTGGGCCCTGCAACCAGTAGCAAAGATACTTTAAAGAGAATGTTGCAGGAAGGTGTCAACGTATTTCGTATCAACTTTTCACACGCAGATTATGAAGATGTGAAAGAGCGGGTACAGATGATTAGAGAACTGAACGAGGAAGAAGGATTTAATGCCGCGATTCTTGCCGATCTTCAGGGTCCAAAACTTCGTGTTGGAGTGATGAAGGAAGAAGTTGTAGTTTCTGAAGGTGATATTATCACTTTCGTAACTGGCGAACCTTTTAAAGGAACTTCGGAGCGTGTTTACATGAATTATGAAACCTTTCCGCAGGACGTAAAAGCCGGAGAAAGAATTCTACTTGATGATGGTAAACTAATCTTTGAAGTTGTAAAAACCAACAAGAAGGATGAGGTTACTACTAAAGTTGTTCAGGGTGGACCATTAAAATCAAAAAAGGGTGTAAATCTTCCAAATACAAATATCTCTCTACCTGCACTTACAGAGAAGGATATTAAAGATGCTAAATTCGCCTGCGAGCTTGCCGTAGACTGGATGGCACTTTCTTTTGTTAGACACGCGGAAGATCTTATGGAACTTCAGAAACTGATCAATGAGCATTCAGAATTTAAAATCCCAATCGTTGCGAAAATCGAAAAACCCGAAGGTGTAGAGAATATCGATAAGATCGTTGCTTACTGTGACGGACTTATGGTAGCTCGTGGAGATCTGGGTGTGGAAATTCCTGCTCAGGAAGTTCCTCTAATTCAGAAGAAACTGGTTCTTACAGCTAAGAAAGCAAGAATCCCGGTGATCATCGCCACTCAGATGATGGAAACCATGATCACGAGCCTAACGCCTACCAGGGCAGAGGTGAACGATGTTGCTAATTCCGTCATGGATGGAGCAGATGCTGTGATGCTTTCCGGAGAAACTTCCGTAGGACAATATCCGGTACAGGTTATTCAGAAGATGGCGCAGATCCTGGAAAGTGTAGAGAACTCTCCACTTATTAAAGTTCCGCATGAGCCACCGCACGTAAGAACGAAAAGATATATTACCAAAGCTGTTTGTTATCATGCAGCGCATATGGCTAACGAAATTAAAGCTAAGGCGATCTGTACGTTAACTAATAGTGGTTATACGGCATTCCAGATCTCTGCGTGGAGACCGGAAGCTCATATCCTTGTATTTACATCGAACAGAAGGATACTAAACCAATTAAGCCTTTTGTGGGGTGTGAAAGCCTTTTTCTACGATAAGTTCGTGAGTACAGATGAGACTATCGATGATATTAACGATATGGCGAAACAATATAAATTTGTGGAAGTTGGAGACTTTACGATCAACCTTGCCGCAATGCCAATTACTGCTAAGGGAATGGTGAACACGCTAAGAGTTTCAGAAATAGAATAG
- a CDS encoding IPExxxVDY family protein gives MHKELLEFEDESFQLIAIYSSLEGYRMAYLINKNLRTKLEREATDIDFNHSEYHAFYALYSFKDPKAYYSVELVTNKFKGEPKRILSTGSLFNEEEFSSKEINLIPEYSKVDFFLKISEEILPKEFIRILNKINQIPGVQAAYAIEVDKLKNKQNLIFE, from the coding sequence ATGCATAAGGAACTGCTTGAGTTTGAAGATGAGAGCTTTCAATTGATCGCGATCTACTCTTCTTTAGAAGGGTATAGAATGGCTTATTTAATTAATAAGAATTTGCGAACAAAGCTGGAGAGAGAGGCGACAGACATCGATTTTAATCATTCTGAATATCATGCTTTTTACGCTCTTTACTCTTTCAAAGATCCAAAAGCTTACTACAGCGTTGAACTTGTTACCAATAAGTTCAAGGGAGAACCGAAAAGGATTTTAAGTACAGGTTCCCTTTTTAATGAGGAAGAGTTCAGCTCAAAAGAAATTAATCTTATACCTGAATATAGTAAAGTTGATTTTTTTCTGAAGATAAGTGAGGAAATTCTACCTAAAGAATTCATCAGGATTCTGAACAAGATTAATCAAATTCCAGGAGTACAGGCAGCTTACGCTATAGAAGTGGATAAGCTGAAGAACAAACAAAATCTAATTTTCGAATAA
- a CDS encoding acyl carrier protein encodes MSDIASRVKAIIVDKLGVDENEVVNEASFTNDLGADSLDTVELIMEFEKEFDIQIPDDQAENIATVGQAISYIEDAKK; translated from the coding sequence ATGTCAGACATTGCATCAAGAGTAAAAGCTATAATCGTTGACAAATTAGGAGTTGACGAGAATGAAGTTGTAAACGAAGCCAGCTTCACCAACGACTTGGGTGCTGATTCACTAGACACAGTTGAATTGATCATGGAATTCGAAAAGGAATTCGACATTCAGATTCCAGACGATCAGGCAGAAAACATTGCAACTGTAGGTCAGGCAATTTCATATATCGAAGACGCTAAAAAATAA
- a CDS encoding lipocalin family protein, producing MTKKLLLICTMIGMISCQEDQVYELPENAATLLTGDSTKTWKLARRFNNNVRMNMSPCFLNYRQSFSVDNIVEDNNGKNKNCGPSLVGTWDFKKGVKNEPYIRINSPQIPELLSTNKEFKDFKILKLTKDTLEVVFRHNQYGNTSRLITDILVREDLDIGDRNFHHEKTGYLLMQISGF from the coding sequence ATGACTAAGAAGTTGTTGTTGATATGTACGATGATCGGCATGATTTCCTGCCAGGAAGATCAGGTTTACGAGTTGCCTGAAAATGCCGCGACCTTACTGACGGGTGACAGTACAAAAACATGGAAGCTCGCAAGGCGTTTCAATAACAACGTACGGATGAACATGAGTCCATGCTTTCTCAATTATCGCCAGAGTTTTTCCGTAGATAATATTGTTGAAGATAATAATGGAAAAAATAAGAATTGCGGACCGAGTCTTGTTGGCACCTGGGATTTCAAGAAGGGTGTGAAGAATGAACCCTACATAAGAATTAATAGTCCGCAGATTCCTGAACTACTTAGTACGAATAAGGAATTTAAAGATTTCAAAATACTGAAGTTAACTAAGGACACACTCGAGGTGGTTTTCAGGCATAATCAATATGGCAACACCAGCAGATTGATCACAGATATTCTCGTTCGGGAAGATCTGGATATTGGTGATCGAAATTTCCACCATGAAAAAACCGGATACCTACTCATGCAGATATCCGGTTTTTAA
- the purN gene encoding phosphoribosylglycinamide formyltransferase, which produces MSDKRNTTKKKIVIFASGSGTNAENIIRYFQESSDTSVLAVFSNKKYAGALKRAHDLQVKALHFDRNSFYQTNEVLHILEDMNPDLIVLAGFLWLFPSKIIAEFPDRIINIHPALLPKFGGKGMYGNKVHQAVIEKKEKESGISIHYVNERYDEGNIIFQATTPITEEDTPESLATRIHALEYKHFPEVIKQLLQK; this is translated from the coding sequence TTGAGTGACAAAAGAAATACGACCAAAAAGAAGATTGTCATTTTTGCTTCAGGCTCCGGTACGAACGCCGAGAATATTATCAGGTACTTTCAGGAATCCAGTGATACGAGCGTATTAGCGGTATTCTCCAATAAAAAATACGCCGGTGCTTTGAAAAGAGCGCATGACCTGCAGGTAAAAGCCTTGCATTTTGACAGAAATTCATTCTACCAGACCAATGAAGTACTTCATATTCTGGAAGACATGAATCCAGATCTTATTGTTCTGGCAGGTTTTCTATGGTTGTTCCCATCCAAAATCATTGCTGAATTTCCAGATCGCATCATCAATATACATCCCGCACTACTACCTAAATTTGGCGGTAAAGGAATGTATGGAAATAAAGTCCATCAGGCAGTTATTGAGAAAAAAGAAAAAGAAAGTGGCATCAGCATTCATTATGTAAATGAACGTTATGATGAAGGAAATATCATTTTCCAGGCCACCACTCCAATTACTGAAGAAGACACCCCTGAAAGTCTTGCCACAAGAATTCATGCGCTTGAATACAAACACTTTCCGGAAGTGATAAAGCAACTCCTGCAAAAATAA